Proteins from one Armatimonadota bacterium genomic window:
- a CDS encoding PDZ domain-containing protein: MAAPTCPLGFDRQRGLSRRDGRRHGDRPVVRVQHLDHSAGAVPARHLRSSKLGELAMRPFATRGARLHLPVALLLLSLVVVPLAATPPVQAADAGLPLEALGLLRERYVDPVDSVVLLNGAIGGLRSALSAAGIQADFADIPQGTPNGQADAAFRARFGTAVAASGGRVSGASLAYAAIRAMTAVLRDSHTGFLTPEQNRERQAQHRQQAAFSGIGVVLMPREGRFYVRDVIPGGPAEAVGVQPLDRILRIDAIPTAGLQVEQVAGTIRGSAGTSVTLTLDRPGRAGAITLTVMRAPIQIPAIFQARVLDGGIGYLQLYQFFTRTGQEFRQALDRMLAGGMRALVLDLRSNSGGYLHELTAVANALLLPGRPIYQETSRGGSTRMVRTTAAPILPSHVPVVVLIDEGSASAAELLAAALQEHGRAMLMGAKTGGAVEAGVLYDLSDGSALSVTVLRLSTGMGRRLEGIGVSPDVAVTLAVADLDQGRDTQLQRGVLAARQRLGLARKAAPAAAGR; the protein is encoded by the coding sequence ATGGCTGCGCCGACATGCCCGCTCGGTTTCGACCGTCAGCGGGGTCTTTCTCGTCGTGATGGGCGGCGCCATGGTGACCGACCTGTTGTACGCGTTCAACACCTGGATCATTCGGCTGGTGCCGTTCCGGCCCGCCATCTGAGGTCCAGCAAACTAGGAGAACTTGCTATGAGGCCATTCGCAACCCGGGGGGCGCGACTGCACCTCCCCGTAGCACTCCTGCTGCTGTCCCTGGTCGTCGTGCCCCTGGCAGCGACACCTCCTGTGCAGGCCGCCGACGCAGGCCTCCCGCTGGAGGCGCTGGGCTTGCTCCGCGAGCGGTACGTGGATCCCGTGGACTCCGTAGTTCTATTGAACGGGGCGATCGGCGGGCTGCGCTCGGCGCTTTCAGCAGCGGGCATCCAGGCCGATTTCGCGGACATCCCGCAAGGCACCCCGAATGGGCAGGCCGATGCCGCGTTCCGCGCGCGGTTTGGCACCGCGGTCGCCGCCTCGGGCGGCCGGGTCTCAGGCGCCTCGCTGGCCTACGCCGCGATCCGGGCCATGACCGCTGTGCTGCGCGACTCTCACACCGGCTTCCTCACCCCAGAGCAGAACCGCGAGCGGCAGGCGCAGCATCGCCAGCAGGCGGCGTTCTCGGGCATCGGTGTGGTGCTGATGCCGCGCGAGGGGCGCTTCTACGTGCGCGATGTCATACCCGGCGGCCCGGCAGAGGCCGTCGGCGTGCAGCCGCTGGACCGCATACTGAGAATTGACGCAATCCCCACCGCCGGGCTCCAGGTGGAGCAGGTGGCCGGTACGATTCGTGGTTCGGCAGGGACCTCGGTTACGCTCACGCTCGACCGCCCCGGTCGAGCGGGCGCGATCACGCTGACCGTGATGCGGGCTCCGATCCAGATCCCCGCGATCTTCCAGGCCCGCGTTCTCGATGGCGGGATCGGCTACCTGCAGCTCTACCAGTTCTTTACCCGTACTGGGCAGGAGTTCCGCCAGGCGCTGGACCGGATGCTCGCCGGCGGGATGCGTGCGCTGGTGCTCGACCTCCGCTCCAACAGCGGCGGCTACCTGCACGAGCTGACCGCGGTTGCGAACGCCCTGCTGCTCCCGGGCAGGCCCATCTACCAGGAGACTTCGCGCGGGGGTAGCACGCGCATGGTTCGGACTACGGCGGCTCCGATACTGCCTTCGCACGTGCCCGTGGTCGTCCTCATTGACGAGGGAAGCGCGTCGGCGGCCGAACTGCTCGCCGCTGCGCTGCAGGAGCACGGCCGCGCGATGCTGATGGGCGCGAAGACCGGCGGCGCGGTCGAGGCCGGCGTGCTGTACGATCTCTCGGACGGCTCGGCGCTCAGCGTGACCGTGCTTCGGCTCTCCACTGGGATGGGGAGGCGCCTGGAAGGGATCGGGGTCTCTCCCGATGTCGCGGTGACGCTCGCGGTCGCCGACCTGGACCAGGGCCGCGACACCCAGCTCCAGCGCGGAGTGCTGGCGGCCCGGCAGCGGCTGGGCCTGGCGCGCAAGGCGGCCCCGGCTGCCGCCGGCCGATAG
- a CDS encoding type II toxin-antitoxin system Phd/YefM family antitoxin, whose protein sequence is MAQLHVHNVDVVTDVTTRGECQVPESGVRELKIRASQILRAVRERRARYVITYRGKAVAILAPLDAIPAEGQASSLEDGGAAWDELVRLGEQIAKGWRTRKSSAELLSKMRR, encoded by the coding sequence ATCGCCCAACTCCACGTGCACAATGTGGATGTAGTCACAGATGTGACCACTCGTGGGGAGTGCCAGGTGCCCGAGTCCGGCGTTCGCGAGCTGAAGATCCGCGCCTCGCAGATTCTCCGCGCGGTCCGGGAGCGGCGGGCCCGCTACGTCATCACTTATCGGGGAAAGGCGGTGGCCATCCTGGCGCCTTTGGATGCCATCCCGGCAGAAGGGCAGGCATCGTCTCTCGAAGATGGCGGAGCCGCGTGGGATGAGTTGGTGCGGCTCGGCGAACAGATCGCAAAGGGCTGGCGAACGCGCAAATCCAGCGCCGAACTCCTATCGAAGATGCGCAGGTGA
- a CDS encoding type II toxin-antitoxin system VapC family toxin has product MAGPYTVDASVFLNAFNPGEPGHLESQRFLSRLRDSASPIIAPTLLLPEVAGAIGRGRMDADLARRFVAALRRLPHLLLITLDARLAERAADLAAQHRLRGSDAVYGAVALQFGSTLVTLDLEQRRRLRGVVPTLRPGDEA; this is encoded by the coding sequence GTGGCAGGACCCTACACCGTTGATGCCAGCGTCTTCCTCAACGCCTTCAACCCCGGTGAGCCGGGCCACCTGGAAAGCCAGCGATTCCTGTCCCGGTTGCGCGATTCAGCATCCCCTATCATCGCCCCAACCCTGTTGCTCCCTGAGGTGGCCGGCGCGATCGGCCGAGGACGAATGGATGCCGACCTGGCGCGCCGTTTTGTCGCGGCCCTCCGCCGGCTTCCACACCTGCTCTTGATCACTCTCGACGCCAGGCTGGCCGAGCGGGCGGCCGATCTGGCTGCGCAGCACCGGCTGCGCGGCAGCGATGCGGTCTACGGCGCGGTCGCCCTGCAGTTTGGAAGCACGCTCGTCACGCTGGACCTGGAGCAGCGGCGCCGCCTCAGAGGCGTCGTTCCCACGCTGCGCCCGGGCGACGAGGCATAG
- a CDS encoding TrpB-like pyridoxal phosphate-dependent enzyme: MVPAHSLLLRKLGGTTEPASVPFRRPVVLYPGSAGRTTRAHAPRSGEVLEVDSTKIVLGERDVPRAWYNIAADLPVPPAAVLHPGTRQPIGPADLAPLFPMELIMQEVSTEREIEIPKPVRDVYRMWRPTPLYRARRLEAALDTPARIYYKYEGTSPAGSHKPNTAVAQAFYNKQEGVRRLATETGAGQWGSALALACRLFGLDCTVYMVRVSYDQKPYRKLMMQTWGADVLSSPTDRTHAGRAILEKTPDSPGSLGIAISEAVEDAATHDDTKYSLGSVLNHVMLHQTVIGLEARRQMEMAGDAPDVVIGCVGGGSNFSGLAFPFMPEKFKGGGSRFVAVEPQACPTLTRGDYLYDFGDTAATTPLVKMYTLGHTFVPPGIHAGGLRYHGDSPLLCLLYHHKYIEAVAYQQRTVFDAALQFARTEGIIPAPEAAHAVRKAIDEALEAKEEGRPRVILFGLSGHGHFDMAAYEAHLAGRLEDFAYPEEAIKAAMRELAVLQP; this comes from the coding sequence ATGGTGCCGGCGCACAGCCTGCTCCTGCGGAAACTGGGTGGCACCACGGAACCGGCCTCCGTCCCATTTCGGAGGCCGGTAGTCTTATATCCGGGGAGCGCGGGTCGCACCACCCGCGCGCATGCCCCCAGATCAGGGGAGGTGCTGGAAGTGGACTCTACCAAGATCGTGTTAGGCGAACGCGACGTTCCAAGGGCCTGGTACAATATCGCCGCGGACCTGCCGGTGCCGCCGGCGGCGGTGCTTCACCCGGGGACCAGGCAGCCCATCGGCCCGGCGGATCTTGCGCCGTTGTTCCCGATGGAGCTCATCATGCAGGAGGTCAGCACCGAGCGCGAGATCGAGATCCCCAAGCCGGTGCGCGATGTGTACCGCATGTGGCGGCCAACGCCACTGTACCGGGCGCGGCGGCTGGAGGCGGCACTCGACACCCCGGCCCGCATCTACTACAAGTACGAGGGCACCAGCCCGGCCGGTAGCCACAAACCCAACACCGCGGTGGCGCAGGCCTTCTACAACAAGCAGGAGGGAGTGCGGCGGCTGGCCACCGAGACCGGCGCCGGCCAGTGGGGCAGCGCGCTGGCGCTGGCGTGCCGTCTGTTCGGTCTCGACTGCACCGTGTACATGGTGCGCGTCTCCTACGACCAGAAGCCCTACCGCAAACTCATGATGCAGACCTGGGGCGCGGACGTGCTCTCCAGCCCCACCGACCGCACCCACGCCGGGCGGGCGATCCTCGAGAAGACGCCGGATTCACCCGGCAGTCTGGGCATTGCCATCAGCGAGGCGGTGGAGGACGCCGCGACCCACGACGACACCAAGTACTCGCTGGGCAGCGTGCTCAACCACGTGATGCTGCACCAGACCGTCATCGGGCTGGAAGCGCGCCGCCAGATGGAGATGGCAGGCGACGCTCCCGACGTCGTCATTGGCTGCGTCGGCGGCGGCAGCAACTTCTCCGGCCTGGCGTTCCCGTTCATGCCCGAGAAGTTCAAGGGCGGCGGTAGTCGTTTCGTCGCGGTCGAACCCCAAGCGTGCCCGACGCTGACCCGTGGCGATTACCTCTACGACTTCGGCGACACGGCGGCGACCACGCCGCTGGTGAAGATGTACACCCTGGGACACACGTTTGTGCCCCCGGGCATTCACGCGGGCGGGCTGCGGTACCACGGCGACTCCCCGCTGCTCTGCCTGCTCTACCACCACAAGTACATCGAGGCCGTGGCCTACCAGCAGCGGACGGTCTTCGACGCCGCGCTTCAGTTCGCGCGCACCGAGGGGATCATCCCGGCGCCCGAGGCGGCGCACGCCGTGCGCAAGGCGATTGACGAGGCGCTGGAAGCGAAGGAGGAAGGCCGGCCGCGGGTGATCCTCTTTGGGCTCTCCGGCCACGGCCACTTCGACATGGCGGCCTACGAGGCGCACCTGGCAGGTCGACTCGAGGACTTCGCCTACCCAGAGGAGGCGATCAAGGCGGCGATGCGGGAGCTGGCGGTGCTGCAGCCTTAG
- a CDS encoding ATPase produces MLPSERLRDKLIVMNGKGTQVYRNLAGAYRFDRFELHLDAIHPDPSSPYCWARVRMDQAEAQVPPALWQSPSGRLAVEDFLSRGVHEAIGRLIRTRWQGKTAPVAIHAGGGEILRRSCCTVGDEFVEIRLTIGLPAEGRKVLAKPAGTLLFDDLPAVVQAGLVWANLDAAAGLRHRDTLEDYLALREALDELGLAAFVADGSVLPRDDGSGDRPLRGGRAVSLHAPDELATTVVLPHRGVVRGLGIRRGVTVIAGGAFSGKTTLLAALSAGVYPHVPGDGRELVSTLPDAVRIISEPGRRVERVDVSAFLRELPHRPDATTLSSEHVTGTVSMAVGVAEAVETGSRLLLFDEDDSTVAFLVRDAAMQQLVPAGHEAAIPLVDRLRALWEVHGVSSVVATGSLGEYLDVADTVIVMEGFQPHAAIDRARTIVAGFTGLRARTRGEFGMPMPRCPLPRGFGGLRGRGHRTEPRGRAEIGIGRETINTAALGQLVGAGQACAAGDAILYALAKGYVDGNVSVAEILDRVFADIEAHGFGVLATEGSHAGGYALPRRHEVAAVLNRMRALQVRTRRAIQETAALPEPAPPPPDPAADQVEPPEGDPSPPANK; encoded by the coding sequence ATGCTGCCTTCAGAGCGCCTGCGCGACAAGCTGATAGTGATGAACGGCAAGGGCACCCAGGTCTACCGGAACCTGGCCGGCGCCTACCGTTTCGATCGGTTCGAGCTCCACCTGGACGCGATACACCCCGACCCCTCCTCCCCGTACTGCTGGGCCCGCGTGCGCATGGACCAGGCCGAGGCCCAGGTCCCGCCGGCGCTGTGGCAGAGCCCATCCGGCCGGTTGGCGGTGGAGGACTTCCTGTCGCGCGGCGTGCACGAGGCCATAGGACGCCTCATCCGCACCCGGTGGCAGGGGAAGACAGCGCCCGTGGCCATACATGCGGGCGGGGGGGAGATCCTGAGGCGATCGTGCTGCACGGTCGGCGACGAGTTCGTGGAGATCCGGCTGACGATCGGGCTCCCTGCCGAGGGACGCAAGGTCCTGGCAAAGCCGGCAGGGACGCTGCTCTTCGATGATCTGCCCGCGGTGGTTCAGGCCGGTCTGGTGTGGGCGAACCTCGACGCGGCTGCCGGATTGCGTCATCGCGACACGCTGGAGGATTACCTGGCCCTGCGGGAGGCGCTGGACGAGCTCGGGCTGGCCGCGTTTGTCGCCGACGGCTCGGTGCTGCCGAGGGATGATGGCTCGGGTGACCGGCCGCTGCGCGGCGGTCGCGCCGTCTCCCTGCATGCTCCGGACGAACTGGCCACCACGGTTGTCCTGCCCCACCGTGGCGTGGTGCGCGGGCTGGGCATTCGCCGCGGCGTCACCGTGATAGCCGGAGGGGCCTTCAGCGGAAAGACCACGCTCCTGGCTGCGCTATCTGCCGGCGTGTATCCCCACGTCCCAGGGGACGGCCGCGAACTCGTGTCCACGCTTCCGGACGCGGTGCGGATCATCTCCGAGCCCGGCCGGCGCGTCGAGCGGGTGGACGTCAGCGCTTTCCTCCGGGAACTGCCGCATCGCCCGGACGCGACCACGCTGTCGTCCGAGCACGTCACAGGTACTGTATCCATGGCCGTGGGAGTCGCGGAGGCCGTAGAGACCGGGTCCCGCCTGCTGCTGTTTGATGAGGACGACAGCACGGTTGCGTTCCTGGTGCGGGATGCGGCGATGCAGCAACTGGTTCCGGCTGGGCACGAAGCCGCGATACCGCTCGTGGACCGCCTCCGGGCGCTGTGGGAAGTGCACGGCGTCTCGTCGGTGGTCGCCACCGGGAGTCTTGGGGAGTACCTCGACGTGGCGGACACGGTAATCGTCATGGAAGGGTTCCAGCCCCACGCTGCGATCGACCGGGCGCGCACCATCGTCGCGGGATTCACCGGGCTTCGCGCCCGCACCCGCGGGGAGTTTGGCATGCCGATGCCGCGCTGCCCGCTGCCTCGGGGGTTTGGCGGGCTCCGGGGGCGTGGCCACCGGACCGAGCCGCGCGGCCGCGCGGAGATCGGCATCGGGCGTGAAACGATCAACACAGCAGCGCTCGGGCAGCTCGTGGGAGCGGGCCAGGCATGCGCGGCCGGCGACGCGATCCTCTACGCGCTTGCGAAGGGCTACGTTGACGGAAACGTCTCTGTGGCCGAGATCCTCGACCGCGTCTTCGCGGACATCGAGGCGCACGGGTTTGGCGTGCTGGCGACCGAAGGGAGTCATGCAGGTGGCTACGCGCTGCCCAGGCGGCACGAGGTGGCCGCCGTGCTGAACCGGATGCGCGCCCTGCAGGTGCGGACGCGACGGGCGATACAAGAGACCGCGGCGCTTCCGGAACCGGCTCCGCCCCCGCCAGATCCTGCGGCCGATCAGGTCGAGCCGCCAGAAGGAGATCCGTCACCGCCGGCGAACAAGTAG